In Desulfosediminicola ganghwensis, a single window of DNA contains:
- a CDS encoding DUF2318 domain-containing protein, whose product MQKTRSIIFTGAIVIACLLLAFSSHAFFNVFGGSGKVTAVGGEVILSLAEVSDGKAHHFSYEHDKTEIKFFVMKSPDGVMHAAFDACDVCYPAKKGYSQDGDFMVCNNCGMRFHSSRINHEQGGCNPAPLNHAVKGKDLVIKVADLLPGARFF is encoded by the coding sequence ATGCAGAAAACACGTTCTATAATTTTTACCGGAGCTATCGTGATTGCCTGTCTGTTACTGGCCTTCAGCAGTCACGCATTTTTTAACGTCTTTGGCGGCAGTGGTAAGGTGACCGCAGTGGGTGGGGAAGTAATCCTGTCACTTGCCGAAGTCAGCGACGGCAAAGCCCACCATTTTTCATACGAACATGACAAAACTGAGATTAAGTTTTTCGTAATGAAAAGCCCTGACGGGGTGATGCACGCGGCTTTCGATGCCTGCGATGTTTGCTACCCGGCGAAGAAGGGGTACAGCCAGGACGGCGATTTCATGGTTTGCAATAATTGTGGAATGCGCTTTCACAGCAGCCGTATAAACCATGAGCAGGGGGGCTGTAATCCTGCTCCCCTGAATCACGCGGTGAAGGGTAAAGATCTGGTAATCAAGGTTGCCGATCTGTTACCTGGCGCACGATTCTTTTAA
- a CDS encoding ABC transporter permease, whose protein sequence is MNILTIPFRNLRRRPSKALLLFLVFTLGVMSIVALYQVSRVVGVSLEKKLIAYGANVIVSPATEKLSVSYGGFHMGDMLFDIQNLPEEETVAAIRGIHMNDRISVVAPKLVTMAKVQDVAVALVGVQWQQERALKSYWATSGSFPEIAGDSLEQAVSNEILLGSRVAAMLNLNNGDSVNILGSDFKVSGVLYETGTDDDTVLFMELGALQALLETPNATSFIEVAALCAGCPIEEIVDELRVALPDTEIKALQHVVDQRMASVHFVQNLALSISLVILITATAMVGLSMMSAVNERKKDIGILRSLGYGKSQIFTIFCLEAGLIGAMAGAVGYLGGFAASFKVLQLLAIAEGGTPVFSVSHLLLAITAFAMITVIAAIYPAAKGASVEPSTALVAL, encoded by the coding sequence ATGAATATCCTGACTATTCCCTTTCGCAATCTTCGCAGAAGGCCATCGAAGGCCCTGTTGCTATTTCTGGTATTCACCCTTGGAGTTATGTCCATCGTTGCGCTGTATCAGGTATCCCGTGTGGTTGGTGTGAGCCTTGAAAAGAAGCTGATCGCCTATGGTGCAAACGTTATTGTTTCGCCGGCTACGGAGAAGCTCAGCGTCAGCTACGGCGGGTTTCACATGGGCGATATGCTCTTTGATATCCAGAATCTGCCGGAGGAGGAGACTGTAGCGGCTATTCGCGGTATCCACATGAATGACCGCATCAGTGTGGTGGCGCCCAAGCTGGTGACTATGGCCAAAGTTCAAGATGTCGCGGTTGCCCTTGTTGGGGTGCAGTGGCAACAGGAGCGTGCTTTGAAAAGTTACTGGGCCACCTCCGGCAGCTTTCCTGAGATTGCCGGCGATTCCCTCGAACAAGCAGTTTCCAATGAAATCCTGTTGGGGAGCCGGGTAGCTGCAATGCTCAACCTGAACAACGGTGACTCGGTAAACATATTGGGGAGTGATTTCAAGGTAAGCGGGGTGCTCTACGAGACCGGAACAGATGATGATACCGTTCTTTTTATGGAGCTTGGTGCTTTGCAGGCTTTGCTTGAGACTCCAAACGCAACAAGCTTTATTGAGGTGGCGGCTCTTTGTGCCGGCTGCCCGATCGAAGAGATTGTCGATGAGTTGCGGGTAGCTTTGCCAGATACAGAAATCAAGGCGCTGCAGCATGTGGTCGATCAGCGCATGGCCTCTGTCCATTTTGTCCAGAATCTGGCCCTTTCCATCAGTCTTGTGATCCTGATTACAGCTACAGCCATGGTCGGTCTGTCCATGATGTCTGCTGTCAATGAGCGCAAAAAAGATATCGGCATACTGCGCTCGCTCGGTTACGGCAAATCGCAGATCTTTACCATCTTCTGCCTGGAGGCAGGCCTGATCGGGGCCATGGCCGGAGCCGTAGGCTATCTGGGGGGATTTGCGGCAAGCTTCAAGGTACTCCAGTTACTGGCGATAGCCGAGGGAGGCACACCGGTATTCTCGGTAAGTCATTTGCTGCTGGCGATCACAGCCTTTGCAATGATTACAGTCATCGCCGCAATTTACCCGGCAGCCAAAGGGGCTTCTGTGGAGCCTTCAACCGCGCTTGTTGCCCTGTAG
- a CDS encoding ABC transporter ATP-binding protein, with protein sequence MLYAKNVSKSFVSDGNAVPVLKNVSVAIEEGEFVSIVGRSGSGKTTLLNVLSTLVRSDEGELRYRADNLSEVSEAQLNSLRQSDFSVIFQFHHLLPYLTVLENVLLPFMQSMKPVDKKTVAKARECLARVGLLDKAERLPGNLSGGEQQRVAIARALVKDSRVLFADEPTGSLDKTTGEQIMTLLKELNREGLTVVMVTHDPAYAQLAQRTIRIEDGVITGEDEV encoded by the coding sequence ATGTTATACGCAAAGAATGTTTCAAAAAGTTTCGTGTCAGACGGCAATGCGGTACCGGTGCTGAAGAACGTCTCGGTGGCCATTGAAGAGGGTGAATTCGTCTCCATCGTCGGTCGTTCCGGTTCGGGTAAGACCACACTGCTCAATGTGCTCTCCACCCTGGTTCGATCCGATGAGGGTGAGTTGCGTTACCGGGCAGATAACCTCTCCGAGGTTTCGGAAGCTCAGTTAAATAGTCTGCGTCAGTCTGATTTCTCAGTCATTTTTCAGTTTCATCATCTGCTGCCGTATTTGACCGTACTTGAAAATGTTCTACTACCCTTCATGCAGTCGATGAAGCCGGTGGATAAGAAGACGGTCGCCAAGGCCAGGGAGTGTCTGGCGCGGGTGGGGCTACTTGATAAAGCAGAGCGACTCCCCGGTAACCTCTCAGGTGGTGAGCAGCAGCGGGTTGCAATAGCCAGGGCACTGGTCAAGGATTCCCGGGTTCTTTTTGCCGATGAACCGACCGGTAGCCTGGATAAGACCACAGGTGAACAGATTATGACGTTGCTTAAAGAGCTGAATAGAGAGGGGTTGACCGTGGTCATGGTTACTCACGATCCTGCCTATGCACAGCTTGCCCAGCGCACTATCCGCATTGAGGATGGCGTAATCACCGGGGAGGATGAGGTCTAA
- a CDS encoding rubredoxin-like domain-containing protein gives MKKWKCTVCGYIHEGDTPPEECPLCKAKADKFEEVVEEGTATRRWKCLVCNYIHEGDAPPDECPICKAGPDKFVEVDAEGNEIEGGEKPKVAPPAAQPAKAQKPSFLVRVALKLHLHPISVHMPNGILPVAVIFLAIAMFLGLQVFEVAAFYNMVFVLLTMPLVLTTGYLEWKNRYNGAKTIIFLIKIFASTTVTLSLTGLVLWRFLMPDVASADSPYRLIYFGIAAIMLGATGIAGHIGGKLVFGTRK, from the coding sequence ATGAAGAAGTGGAAATGTACGGTGTGCGGCTATATTCACGAAGGAGATACCCCACCGGAAGAATGCCCCCTGTGTAAAGCCAAGGCTGATAAATTCGAAGAAGTGGTGGAAGAGGGTACTGCGACACGACGCTGGAAGTGTCTCGTCTGTAACTATATCCACGAAGGTGACGCACCGCCTGATGAGTGCCCTATCTGCAAGGCAGGCCCGGACAAGTTTGTGGAAGTCGATGCGGAAGGCAATGAGATTGAAGGCGGAGAAAAGCCAAAGGTGGCGCCGCCGGCGGCTCAACCTGCTAAAGCGCAAAAACCTTCGTTTTTGGTGCGGGTTGCGTTGAAACTCCACCTCCACCCCATTTCGGTACACATGCCGAACGGTATCCTGCCTGTGGCGGTGATATTTCTGGCCATTGCCATGTTTCTCGGCTTGCAGGTCTTTGAGGTGGCGGCATTCTACAATATGGTCTTCGTGCTGCTAACCATGCCGCTGGTGCTCACAACAGGCTACCTGGAGTGGAAGAACCGCTATAACGGTGCCAAGACTATCATTTTTCTGATCAAGATATTTGCCTCAACCACAGTGACATTGTCGTTGACAGGGCTTGTGCTCTGGCGCTTTTTGATGCCGGATGTGGCTTCCGCAGATTCACCATACAGGCTGATATATTTTGGCATCGCAGCGATCATGCTTGGTGCCACCGGTATTGCCGGTCACATTGGCGGCAAGCTGGTTTTTGGTACCAGGAAGTAG